In one window of Candidatus Methylomirabilota bacterium DNA:
- a CDS encoding carbohydrate ABC transporter permease — translation MVAASRRRRRRPSLAVLVWAAGLLLALAWAVPLLWMLSTSLKLPGEVLTPGVEWLPRHVTLANYAKVFQKPVFRWLLNSAVVAALATSISVLIGAMAGYALARLNFPGRRAFFLLVLAVLMVPTEMTIVPLFIGALRVGLLNRNLAGTYSALLIPSLASALSVYLFRNFFLSLPRELEDAAAIDGAGRFRTFWSIALPLARPAVIAAGILLSTNYWNAFLWPLLVTFREDHKTLPVGMFVFTPGTLGGGSTQIEGYAPAMAAMTILTIPSLLVFLLLQRYFIEGATRSGVKG, via the coding sequence GTGGTAGCGGCCTCGAGGCGGCGCCGCCGCCGCCCGTCGCTCGCCGTGCTGGTCTGGGCCGCCGGCCTGCTGCTCGCTCTTGCGTGGGCGGTGCCGCTGCTCTGGATGCTGTCGACCTCGCTGAAGCTGCCCGGCGAGGTGCTCACGCCGGGGGTCGAGTGGCTGCCGCGCCACGTCACGCTCGCCAACTACGCCAAGGTCTTCCAGAAGCCGGTCTTCCGCTGGCTCCTGAACAGCGCGGTCGTCGCGGCGCTGGCGACGAGCATCAGCGTGCTGATCGGCGCCATGGCGGGCTACGCGCTGGCGCGCCTGAACTTCCCGGGGCGCCGCGCCTTCTTCCTGCTGGTCCTGGCCGTCCTGATGGTGCCGACCGAGATGACGATCGTCCCGCTCTTCATCGGGGCCCTCCGGGTGGGCCTCCTCAACCGCAACCTGGCCGGGACGTACTCGGCCCTGCTCATCCCGTCGCTGGCGAGCGCGCTGAGCGTCTACCTCTTCCGGAACTTCTTCCTGTCGCTCCCCCGGGAGCTGGAGGATGCGGCCGCCATCGACGGCGCCGGGCGGTTCCGCACCTTCTGGTCCATCGCGCTGCCCCTGGCCCGGCCGGCCGTCATCGCGGCGGGGATCCTGCTCTCGACGAACTACTGGAACGCGTTCCTGTGGCCGCTCCTGGTGACCTTCCGCGAGGACCACAAGACCCTCCCGGTCGGCATGTTCGTGTTCACGCCGGGGACGCTGGGCGGCGGCTCGACCCAGATCGAGGGGTACGCGCCCGCGATGGCGGCCATGACGATCCTCACCATTCCGAGCCTCCTGGTCTTCCTGCTCCTCCAGCGCTACTTCATCGAGGGCGCGACGCGGAGCGGCGTGAAGGGCTGA